The sequence AGGAACGACGCGTGCAGTCACGCGGACGTGTACACCGGGCTGCACGGCGCCATCGCCGTCCTCGCCGCGCTTCAGCACCGGAGCCGGACGGGTGAGGGGCAGCACGTCGACGTCTCGATGGCCGCGACCATGCTGGCGGTCAATGAGCGGGCGGGCGCGCAGCTGTCGGGTATCGACACGAACGGCGAGCCGCCCGCATTGAGCGCGCCGGAGTCGCATATCTTCCGGCTGCCCGACGGCCGCCAGGTGACGATTGCCGCTAGCCCGATCTACTCGCCGATGTTCGTTCGCTATTGCGCGATGATGCGGCGCACGGATCTTCTGCAGGACCCGCGTTTCTCCACCGCGCTGCTGCGTCGGAAGAATCTCGATGTGCTGCTCGATGAAATCCGGACGTGGATCATGACGTTCAATGATCTCGATGAGCTGCAGGCACAAGTGAGCGAGCAGGGTCTGGCGATCGGTGTGGTTCGCACGACGCAGGAAATTGCGGAGTCCGAATGGGCTGCAGACTGGGGTGCCATCGTGGAAGTCGACGATCGCTCCGGCGGGACGATGCGCATGCCTGGCCCACCGTGGCGCTTCAGCACGGCCACCTTGCCGCCGCCGGGTATCCCCGCTTTTCAGGGAGAGCACAATGTTGAGCTGCTTGCCGAAAGGAACATTGATCCTGCGTTTAT comes from Burkholderia sp. GAS332 and encodes:
- a CDS encoding Crotonobetainyl-CoA:carnitine CoA-transferase CaiB, whose amino-acid sequence is MGAPLEGLKVVDFTRVLAGPLCTKTLRDLGADVTKIEPPGGDSGRGGVPFIGTMSVYYAQQNAGKRNLSLDLNWPEARAIVTDLCREADIIVENFRPGTLARFGLGYEQVCEFNPAVVYVSMSGYGQTGPWRNRPAFAPTVQAETGLTDILREHYEYGPDEVRNDACSHADVYTGLHGAIAVLAALQHRSRTGEGQHVDVSMAATMLAVNERAGAQLSGIDTNGEPPALSAPESHIFRLPDGRQVTIAASPIYSPMFVRYCAMMRRTDLLQDPRFSTALLRRKNLDVLLDEIRTWIMTFNDLDELQAQVSEQGLAIGVVRTTQEIAESEWAADWGAIVEVDDRSGGTMRMPGPPWRFSTATLPPPGIPAFQGEHNVELLAERNIDPAFIQALRERRVLLSRRSIREDFDAP